A region from the Mercenaria mercenaria strain notata chromosome 7, MADL_Memer_1, whole genome shotgun sequence genome encodes:
- the LOC128558715 gene encoding uncharacterized protein LOC128558715, translated as MRVSDRYIRRNSSKALYSEALEHHSFEFWYFCDDGKTFLRLCFWIILARCCHTLNLTFYCSDVHSYEQHDLYENGIRLDMKTAIVFSNKGNGKYMLNTARHEEQSMHDAHVLLQKNHSDVVNDIVEIVLGGWSNTRSVMRNQIFGQALSTYYSGLRARNAAI; from the exons ATGCGGGTATCGGATAGATATATTAGAAGGAATTCATCAAAGGCGTTATACTCAGAAG CACTAGAACATCATTCATTCGAATTTTGGTATTTCTGTGATGATGGGAAGACGTTTTTACGACTATGTTTCTGGATCATTCTTGCCAGGTGTTGCCATACTTTGA aCCTGACATTTTACTGTTCAGACGTCCACAGCTATGAACAGCATGACTTGTATGAAAACGGAATTAGACTCGACATGAAAACAGCCATCGTCTTTTCAAACAAAGGCAA TGGGAAATACATGTTGAATACAGCAAGGCATGAAGAACAAA GCATGCATGACGCCCACGTGTTGTTACAAAAAAATCATAGTGATGTTGTCAACGATATCGTTGAAATTGTGCTTGGTGGTTGGAGTAATACCCGGTCAGTTATGAGGAACCAAATATTTGGTCAAGCTTTATCAACATATTAC